A single genomic interval of Laspinema palackyanum D2c harbors:
- a CDS encoding energy transducer TonB, whose protein sequence is MSYSLPKNSLIDLLSQPTVVAVLASVGIHGLVGISWDRLPFSGKNEPNPWTTVDLVNLTPEEISRLPDFSSPQATGSGSLNSSSEPLAALPELGPLPPSPGKLGLEPLTLPPGNPLYDLPLDLPPAPSLRDLKTPLPSLQDYQSPNGFSERLTNPQPSGSSNSMAIEQLLALERLERAQIEREIEQRERQQRLIAEQNRQIPPPPPQEFRLQDVPPPPQGSFPASENQQRPFSGMNEETDASEFADIPIPENVPGPEAIARSDNANPSPPPGFSPSATLPGDVNPGMGPAATGPQSQQIGRAVDLQTEPRNSAQDGIEEGAQAVVPSNVPTPSDRPQEGATVPDKVGTDPESVRELWAKITGEDNRENPTGLVNDRQNAMLEGFEAYAKWVENLESQYGEVRTNKAIAVANQYPFEACPQKLEGRALFGVLVNPDGQIIDGPRRLLGSGQDILDSFARKFVQDMRFAPVSEPTVHQYAFEFQYAPQLCTNGPSPGTTPTPPVQTPQPELNNPQPSEENSTPQLDVRPSGENSTPQLDVRPSGENPTPQLDVRPTEGNPTLRIEQPPASRPQQLRNPSPEGEPSKPVNVAPQAKPAPAPVPGPTPEEPAAPVEAVEPEPVQEESVPEQVQPQDEPIQPVETPEMEEEEGLTPDGLESTPTEDSQELPTPEASEAEGGEPVDGDNLESEPESEPEEDAAQMEGESEEAIADEEESDPEI, encoded by the coding sequence ATGTCTTATTCTTTGCCGAAAAACTCCCTGATTGACCTCTTATCTCAGCCAACCGTCGTGGCAGTTTTGGCCTCTGTGGGCATCCACGGACTGGTTGGTATAAGCTGGGACCGCTTGCCCTTTAGCGGCAAAAATGAACCTAATCCCTGGACGACGGTGGATTTGGTCAACCTGACTCCGGAAGAAATCAGCCGCCTCCCCGATTTTTCATCGCCACAAGCTACGGGGTCCGGCAGTCTGAACTCCTCTTCGGAACCCTTAGCCGCGTTGCCAGAATTAGGACCTCTGCCCCCTTCCCCCGGCAAATTAGGGCTTGAACCCCTGACTCTGCCGCCCGGTAACCCGTTATATGATCTGCCGTTAGATCTTCCTCCTGCACCTTCGTTGAGAGATCTGAAAACCCCCCTGCCCTCCTTGCAGGATTATCAATCCCCCAACGGGTTTAGTGAGAGGTTAACGAATCCTCAGCCTTCGGGGTCGTCGAATAGTATGGCGATCGAGCAGTTACTGGCATTAGAAAGATTAGAACGCGCCCAAATCGAGCGAGAAATTGAGCAACGAGAACGGCAACAAAGACTGATAGCTGAACAAAATCGTCAGATCCCGCCACCGCCACCGCAGGAATTCAGATTGCAAGATGTTCCGCCCCCTCCCCAGGGGAGTTTCCCCGCTTCTGAGAATCAGCAAAGACCTTTCAGTGGTATGAACGAAGAGACGGATGCCTCGGAATTCGCAGACATTCCTATCCCAGAAAATGTCCCAGGGCCAGAGGCGATCGCCCGTTCAGACAATGCCAATCCCTCACCCCCGCCCGGATTTAGCCCATCGGCTACATTACCCGGTGATGTAAATCCGGGGATGGGACCGGCGGCCACTGGCCCTCAATCGCAGCAGATTGGACGTGCGGTTGATTTGCAGACTGAACCGAGAAACAGTGCACAAGATGGAATTGAGGAGGGCGCTCAAGCCGTGGTTCCTTCCAATGTTCCCACACCGAGCGATCGCCCCCAGGAGGGTGCGACGGTTCCTGATAAAGTTGGGACGGATCCCGAGAGCGTTCGCGAACTGTGGGCCAAAATCACAGGAGAAGATAACCGGGAGAATCCTACGGGGTTGGTGAACGATCGCCAAAATGCCATGTTGGAAGGGTTCGAGGCTTATGCTAAGTGGGTGGAGAACTTAGAATCCCAATACGGCGAAGTCAGGACCAACAAAGCGATCGCCGTAGCGAACCAATATCCCTTCGAAGCTTGCCCCCAAAAGTTAGAAGGGCGTGCTCTGTTTGGGGTGTTGGTCAATCCTGACGGACAAATTATTGATGGACCCCGGCGCTTACTGGGAAGTGGACAGGACATTCTCGATAGCTTTGCTCGAAAATTTGTCCAAGACATGAGGTTTGCTCCCGTGAGTGAACCGACAGTACACCAGTATGCCTTTGAGTTTCAGTATGCTCCTCAACTCTGTACCAATGGACCGTCCCCAGGGACGACCCCCACACCTCCGGTACAAACTCCGCAACCAGAGTTGAATAATCCCCAACCCTCGGAAGAAAATTCCACTCCCCAGTTGGATGTAAGACCCTCGGGAGAAAATTCCACTCCCCAGTTGGATGTAAGACCCTCGGGAGAAAATCCCACTCCGCAGTTGGATGTAAGACCCACAGAGGGCAATCCCACCTTGCGGATCGAACAGCCCCCGGCAAGTAGACCCCAACAACTGCGGAACCCATCACCGGAAGGGGAACCCTCAAAGCCGGTGAATGTAGCACCCCAAGCTAAACCGGCCCCAGCGCCAGTACCAGGTCCAACCCCAGAGGAACCGGCTGCCCCTGTGGAAGCTGTGGAACCAGAACCTGTGCAAGAAGAGTCGGTTCCGGAACAGGTTCAGCCGCAAGATGAGCCCATCCAACCTGTAGAAACGCCAGAAATGGAGGAAGAGGAGGGATTGACTCCGGACGGATTGGAGAGTACCCCGACGGAAGACTCCCAGGAGTTGCCCACTCCGGAGGCATCGGAGGCAGAAGGCGGGGAACCTGTAGATGGGGATAACTTGGAGTCAGAACCGGAGTCAGAACCGGAGGAAGATGCCGCACAGATGGAGGGGGAATCTGAGGAGGCGATCGCCGATGAGGAAGAAAGCGATCCTGAAATTTAA